Proteins found in one Flavobacterium channae genomic segment:
- a CDS encoding TetR/AcrR family transcriptional regulator, producing the protein MKDQILIKATDMFLTLGFKSVTMDDIAAEMGISKKTIYQHYSNKDSLVKEVTLHLFETISCGIDGICAVGKSPIEELFAIKNFVLEHLKNEAASPFYQLNKYYPKIYSTLKKKQFGKMSECVLDNLNRGVQDGLFREDINVEIIGRFYFAGMNSLKDEELFPKNQFNAIEIQEHYLEYHLRGICTEKGKEKLEQLLKTNK; encoded by the coding sequence ATGAAAGACCAAATTTTAATTAAAGCAACTGATATGTTTCTAACGCTAGGATTTAAGAGCGTTACGATGGATGATATTGCTGCTGAAATGGGAATTTCCAAAAAAACCATTTATCAACATTATAGCAACAAAGATTCTTTAGTAAAAGAAGTTACTTTACATCTGTTTGAAACTATTTCATGTGGTATTGATGGTATTTGTGCTGTAGGAAAAAGCCCAATTGAAGAACTTTTTGCCATTAAAAACTTTGTTTTAGAACATTTAAAAAACGAAGCTGCATCACCTTTTTATCAATTAAATAAATATTACCCAAAAATTTATTCAACACTTAAAAAGAAACAATTTGGCAAAATGAGTGAATGTGTCCTAGATAATTTAAATCGTGGTGTACAAGATGGTTTGTTTAGAGAAGATATTAATGTAGAAATCATTGGGCGCTTTTATTTTGCTGGAATGAATAGTTTAAAAGACGAAGAATTATTTCCAAAAAATCAGTTTAACGCAATAGAAATTCAAGAACATTATTTAGAATATCATTTAAGAGGAATTTGTACAGAAAAAGGAAAAGAAAAATTAGAACAATTATTAAAAACCAATAAATAG
- a CDS encoding TCR/Tet family MFS transporter, with translation MKKSKKQAAVGFIFITVLLDVIGWGIIIPVIPNLIKELINGDISEAAKYGGWLTFAYAITQFIFAPVVGNLSDKYGRRPVLLISLFGFSLDFLLLAYAPTIIWLFVGRILSGITGASFTTASAYIADVSTHENRAKNFGLMGAAFGLGFIIGPVIGGLLGQFGVRVPFFAAAFLCMLNFLYGYFILPESLDKDKRRPFELKRANPIGAFVHLKKYPNLIGLVLAIFILHVGSHAVQSNWNYFTMYQFNWDEKMVGISLGIIGLLVGIVQGGLIRWINPRIGNEKSIYFGLALYTLGMFLFAMATESWMMFVFLIPYCLGGIAGPALQAVVSEQVDPSEQGEIQGTLTSLMSASAIVGPPMMASVFYYFTHGEAPFLFPGAPFVLGGTLMLLSTILAFRALKKNRSK, from the coding sequence ATGAAGAAATCTAAAAAACAAGCAGCAGTAGGTTTTATATTTATTACGGTTTTGCTTGATGTAATAGGCTGGGGAATTATCATTCCAGTAATTCCAAATTTAATCAAAGAACTTATAAACGGAGATATTAGCGAGGCTGCTAAATATGGTGGTTGGTTAACATTTGCTTACGCAATTACCCAATTTATTTTTGCTCCTGTTGTTGGAAATTTAAGCGATAAATATGGTAGAAGACCAGTTTTGCTAATTTCTTTATTTGGATTTTCATTAGATTTTTTACTATTGGCATACGCACCAACTATTATTTGGTTGTTTGTTGGAAGAATTTTATCAGGAATAACAGGCGCTAGTTTTACAACAGCTTCCGCTTACATTGCCGATGTAAGTACTCATGAAAATAGAGCGAAGAACTTTGGATTGATGGGAGCTGCTTTTGGATTAGGATTCATTATTGGTCCTGTTATAGGAGGTTTATTAGGTCAATTTGGCGTTAGAGTTCCATTTTTTGCAGCTGCATTTTTATGTATGTTGAACTTTTTATATGGTTATTTTATTCTTCCAGAATCGTTAGATAAAGATAAAAGAAGACCTTTTGAACTAAAACGTGCTAACCCAATTGGTGCTTTTGTGCATCTAAAAAAATACCCAAACTTAATTGGTTTGGTTTTGGCAATTTTCATACTTCATGTTGGATCGCATGCGGTTCAAAGTAATTGGAATTATTTTACTATGTACCAATTTAATTGGGATGAAAAAATGGTTGGAATTTCTCTTGGAATAATCGGGTTGTTAGTCGGAATTGTTCAAGGAGGTTTAATACGCTGGATTAATCCTAGAATAGGTAATGAAAAAAGTATTTATTTCGGATTGGCATTATATACATTAGGAATGTTTCTTTTTGCAATGGCAACCGAAAGTTGGATGATGTTTGTGTTTTTAATTCCATACTGTTTGGGAGGAATTGCCGGACCAGCATTACAAGCAGTAGTTTCCGAACAAGTTGATCCTTCAGAGCAAGGTGAAATTCAAGGAACGTTAACCAGTTTAATGAGTGCTTCTGCAATTGTAGGTCCGCCTATGATGGCTTCTGTTTTTTATTACTTTACTCATGGCGAAGCACCATTTTTATTTCCTGGAGCACCGTTTGTTTTAGGCGGAACCTTAATGTTGTTGAGTACAATTCTTGCTTTTAGAGCTTTGAAAAAGAATAGAAGTAAATAA
- a CDS encoding 2-oxoglutarate dehydrogenase E1 component, protein MDRFSFLNAAHTAFFADLYEQYLQNPDSVEPSWRSFFQGFDFAQANYGSDEVAQQVAYVASGDSGEISEKMQKEFNVLKLIEGYRTRGHLFTKTNPVRDRRVHAPSLALENFGLSQADLNTVFDAAKMVNMKPSSLTDIIKHLENVYCQSIGVEFMYIRDPKVQDWIKNRLDINDNQPNFSVDQKKHILKKLNEAVSFENFLHTKYVGQKRFSLEGCEAAIPALDALIEGAADRGVEQFVMGMAHRGRLNVLANIFGKNTQNIFSEFDGKDYDEDANFDGDVKYHLGLTSDRLTDSGKKINLNLAPNPSHLETVGAVIEGITRAKQDRHYPNDFSKVLPIAVHGDAAVAGQGIVYEIIQMAKLDGYKTGGTIHLVINNQVGFTTNYLDARSSTYCTDVAKVTLSPVLHVNADDAEAVVHAMLFALDYRMEFGGDVFIDLLGYRKYGHNEGDEPRFTQPILYKAISKHKNPRDIYAAKLLQENVISTSFVKELEDAYKAKLDENLEESRKKELTVITPFMQNEWEGYKQVSDDVMLQKFDTTFDKSELTEIAKTITELPSDKKFISKITKLINDRKNMFETDKLDWAMGELLAYGSLIKEGFDVRISGQDVERGTFSHRHAVVKVEDSEEEVILLNKIKDKKGNFYIYNSHLSEYGVLGFEYGYALASPKTLVIWEAQFGDFSNGAQIMIDQYISAGEDKWNNQNGLVMLLPHGYENQGAEHSSARMERYLQLCAKHNMYIADVTTPANFFHLMRRQLKTEFRKPLVVFSPKSLLRHPDVVSSMDDLANGQFQEVLDDPNVTDKKAIKTLVFCTGKFYYDIIAKRAELGRNDVAVVRLEQLFPLAVDQIKAIIDSYPNVDDYVWAQEEPKNMGAYGYMLMNFDLVKLRLASPKAYSAPAAGSYERSKKRHANAIAMVFDKKLFQ, encoded by the coding sequence ATGGATAGGTTTTCCTTTTTAAACGCTGCACACACTGCTTTTTTCGCAGATTTATACGAACAATATTTACAAAACCCAGATAGCGTTGAGCCAAGCTGGAGAAGTTTTTTTCAAGGATTCGATTTTGCCCAAGCTAATTACGGTTCTGATGAAGTAGCTCAGCAAGTTGCTTATGTTGCTTCGGGAGATTCAGGTGAGATTTCTGAAAAAATGCAAAAAGAGTTCAATGTTCTTAAATTAATCGAAGGATACAGAACTCGAGGTCATTTATTTACAAAAACAAATCCTGTAAGAGATAGAAGGGTTCACGCGCCTTCTTTAGCATTAGAAAATTTTGGTTTGTCTCAAGCAGATTTAAACACGGTTTTTGATGCTGCTAAAATGGTTAACATGAAACCAAGTTCATTAACTGACATCATCAAGCATTTAGAAAATGTATATTGTCAGTCAATTGGTGTTGAGTTCATGTACATTCGTGATCCGAAAGTTCAAGATTGGATTAAGAATAGATTGGATATCAACGATAATCAGCCTAATTTTTCTGTTGATCAAAAGAAACATATTCTTAAGAAATTAAACGAGGCGGTTTCATTTGAAAACTTCTTACATACAAAATATGTTGGTCAAAAACGCTTCTCTTTAGAAGGTTGTGAGGCTGCTATTCCAGCATTAGATGCTTTAATCGAAGGTGCTGCTGATAGAGGAGTTGAGCAATTTGTAATGGGAATGGCGCACAGAGGTCGTTTGAATGTTTTAGCTAATATCTTTGGAAAAAACACACAAAATATTTTCTCTGAATTCGACGGAAAAGATTACGATGAAGATGCTAACTTTGATGGTGACGTAAAATACCACTTAGGTTTAACATCGGATAGATTAACGGATTCTGGTAAAAAAATCAACTTAAATTTAGCTCCAAATCCATCCCACTTAGAAACTGTTGGTGCAGTTATCGAAGGGATTACAAGAGCAAAACAAGACAGACATTATCCAAATGATTTTTCAAAAGTATTACCTATTGCCGTTCACGGTGATGCTGCGGTAGCAGGTCAAGGTATTGTTTATGAAATCATTCAAATGGCAAAACTAGATGGTTATAAAACGGGTGGAACTATTCACTTAGTAATTAATAACCAAGTAGGTTTTACAACAAACTATTTAGATGCTCGTTCATCTACTTATTGTACAGATGTGGCTAAAGTAACTTTATCGCCAGTTTTACACGTAAATGCTGATGATGCAGAAGCTGTAGTACATGCTATGTTGTTTGCCTTAGATTATAGAATGGAATTTGGTGGTGACGTATTTATCGACCTTTTAGGATATAGAAAATACGGACACAATGAAGGTGATGAGCCAAGATTTACACAACCAATTTTATATAAAGCAATTTCAAAACATAAAAATCCTAGAGATATTTATGCAGCTAAATTGCTTCAAGAAAATGTAATTAGTACTTCTTTTGTTAAAGAATTAGAAGATGCTTACAAAGCGAAGTTAGATGAGAATTTAGAAGAATCTCGTAAAAAAGAACTTACTGTAATTACGCCATTTATGCAAAATGAATGGGAAGGTTACAAACAAGTTTCTGACGATGTAATGCTTCAAAAATTTGATACAACTTTTGACAAATCAGAATTAACAGAAATTGCTAAAACAATAACAGAATTACCTTCAGACAAAAAATTCATTAGTAAGATTACTAAACTTATTAATGATAGAAAAAACATGTTTGAGACTGATAAATTAGATTGGGCAATGGGCGAATTATTAGCTTATGGTTCATTAATAAAAGAAGGTTTCGATGTGCGTATTTCTGGTCAAGATGTGGAACGAGGAACATTCTCACACCGTCATGCTGTAGTTAAAGTAGAAGATTCAGAAGAAGAAGTAATTCTTTTAAATAAAATAAAAGATAAAAAAGGGAACTTTTATATCTACAATTCGCACCTTTCAGAATATGGGGTTTTAGGTTTTGAATACGGATATGCCTTAGCATCACCAAAAACCTTAGTAATTTGGGAAGCACAGTTTGGAGATTTCTCTAACGGAGCTCAAATTATGATTGACCAATATATCTCAGCAGGTGAAGACAAATGGAACAACCAAAACGGATTGGTAATGTTGCTACCTCACGGTTATGAAAACCAAGGAGCAGAGCATTCATCAGCACGTATGGAGCGTTACTTACAATTATGTGCAAAACACAACATGTACATTGCCGATGTAACTACGCCAGCCAATTTCTTCCACTTAATGAGAAGACAATTAAAAACAGAATTCCGTAAGCCATTAGTAGTATTCTCTCCGAAGAGTTTATTACGTCATCCAGATGTAGTTTCTTCAATGGATGATTTAGCAAACGGACAATTCCAAGAAGTATTAGATGATCCAAATGTAACAGACAAAAAAGCAATCAAAACTTTGGTTTTCTGTACAGGTAAATTCTATTATGATATTATTGCAAAACGTGCTGAATTAGGTAGAAATGATGTGGCAGTAGTTCGTTTAGAGCAATTGTTCCCATTAGCGGTTGACCAAATCAAAGCGATTATCGATAGTTATCCAAATGTGGATGATTACGTTTGGGCACAAGAAGAACCTAAAAACATGGGAGCTTATGGTTATATGTTGATGAATTTTGATTTAGTAAAATTAAGATTAGCATCACCAAAAGCATACAGTGCACCAGCAGCAGGAAGTTATGAGCGTTCTAAAAAACGTCATGCAAACGCGATTGCTATGGTTTTCGACAAAAAATTATTTCAATAA
- a CDS encoding TonB-dependent receptor, producing the protein MNKILFFTFLIFSTKIHSQNTIKGTVSDSIGTVPFATILLKDGNNTIKQYTSTNENGFYKILLKNNAEILFLEVTNLTHEPKTISLKDYVSKNNEVIIDIKLSGRVTKLKEVIVEKKIPIVTKKDTLVYNPESFKDGSERVIEDLLKKLPGIKVEDNGEIKFKGKPIKKMLLDGDDLFDANYTIGSKNINVDMIDKIQGIENFEENSLLKGIRDSDKVALNLVLKKGKTDFSGNATLGFGVENRYYGNLTGILVNSKIKGFGIASYNNVGQNNTPYDFDSQVLSLENLKNRNLNTQSLINEGNFNSEIDDSFHRLNNNFYSSLNFLNKVYKNSNVRLNFGYYDDKLQRINKSNSVITLENETFEVNEINNQIKTPQLYDLKVQFSNKEKKNFHWEYLGKLFYNKTNFNDSSINNTLLQDNTVDSENLNLNQFVNSTYKISENKALVTSLHHVSSKSPQTLLTNPGTTIDSFNNLIASQQNSEFSKDYFNVNASYYLSKNKFKYGIHSSYFINENRLNSKLLDESNQILNNDFVNNNLYKITNFNINPIIVFNTEKYSFKLGINAIYNSVYFKESSSKKENNNLFFTPKLALKYRFDKKNSTTFSYDYNQMLPDEDKTFTGVVQTSYRGFISNELSLEYLKTHSYNLTYNYNDFFNLTQLSVNLNHNYRPNNYFYNTIINQDITIFNRFYGNIGNKDYGLSISGETYFHPFRTTFQLNSNFNLSFDNNIINSSEIREIKNENLFLNFTARRGIKKIVVVENKTSFINNNFTVIKENLKNNFQSLSNQTKIVLKKNERFNANVIGNFICPNLKVNNNYFFLESEINYTSKNKKITYSLIGKNLTNNKSFFMSSVTNFSNNTSSHNLIERYVMLKVTFGF; encoded by the coding sequence ATGAATAAAATACTATTTTTTACTTTCTTAATATTCTCAACGAAAATTCATTCTCAAAACACTATTAAAGGAACAGTTTCAGATTCAATTGGAACTGTTCCTTTTGCTACTATATTACTAAAAGACGGCAACAATACTATTAAACAATATACTTCAACCAATGAAAATGGTTTTTACAAAATTCTCTTAAAAAATAATGCAGAAATTCTTTTTTTAGAAGTAACTAATTTAACACATGAACCCAAAACAATCTCTTTAAAAGATTATGTTAGTAAAAATAATGAAGTTATTATTGACATCAAATTAAGTGGAAGAGTTACTAAACTTAAAGAAGTTATTGTAGAAAAAAAGATACCAATTGTAACTAAAAAAGATACGCTCGTATACAACCCTGAAAGCTTTAAAGATGGTAGTGAACGAGTTATTGAAGACTTACTAAAAAAATTACCTGGTATAAAAGTTGAAGATAATGGTGAAATAAAATTTAAAGGCAAGCCTATAAAAAAAATGCTTTTAGATGGCGATGATTTATTTGATGCTAACTATACCATAGGTAGCAAAAATATCAATGTTGACATGATAGATAAAATACAAGGGATTGAAAACTTTGAAGAAAATAGTTTATTAAAAGGAATAAGAGATTCGGATAAAGTTGCTTTAAATCTTGTACTTAAAAAGGGAAAAACAGATTTTTCAGGAAATGCAACCTTAGGTTTTGGCGTTGAAAATCGCTATTACGGAAATCTTACAGGCATTTTAGTAAACAGTAAAATCAAAGGTTTTGGAATTGCTTCTTACAATAATGTAGGTCAAAATAACACACCTTATGATTTTGATTCACAAGTATTATCACTCGAAAATTTAAAAAACAGAAACTTAAATACACAATCTTTAATTAATGAAGGTAATTTTAATTCTGAAATAGATGATAGCTTTCACCGATTAAACAATAATTTTTATAGCAGTTTAAATTTTCTAAACAAAGTTTACAAAAATTCTAATGTAAGGCTAAATTTTGGTTATTACGATGATAAACTCCAAAGGATAAACAAAAGTAATTCAGTTATTACTCTAGAAAATGAAACTTTTGAAGTTAATGAAATCAATAATCAAATTAAAACACCACAGTTATACGATTTAAAAGTTCAGTTTTCAAATAAAGAAAAAAAGAATTTCCATTGGGAATATTTAGGAAAGTTATTTTACAATAAAACAAATTTTAACGACTCAAGTATTAATAACACTTTGCTTCAAGACAATACTGTTGATTCTGAAAACTTGAACTTAAATCAATTTGTTAATTCAACTTATAAAATTTCTGAAAACAAAGCCTTAGTTACATCTTTACATCACGTAAGTAGTAAAAGTCCGCAAACACTTTTAACTAATCCAGGTACAACAATAGATAGCTTCAATAATTTAATAGCTTCTCAACAAAATAGTGAATTTTCAAAAGATTACTTTAATGTAAATGCATCTTATTACTTAAGTAAAAACAAATTCAAATATGGCATACATTCAAGCTATTTTATTAACGAAAACCGATTAAATTCAAAATTACTTGACGAATCAAATCAAATTTTAAATAATGATTTTGTTAATAATAATTTATATAAAATCACTAATTTTAATATAAATCCTATAATAGTATTTAATACCGAAAAATATTCTTTTAAATTAGGTATTAATGCTATTTACAATTCTGTTTATTTTAAAGAAAGTTCGTCAAAAAAAGAAAATAACAACCTCTTTTTTACACCAAAACTAGCTTTAAAATACAGATTTGACAAAAAAAATAGCACAACTTTTAGTTATGATTACAATCAGATGCTTCCCGATGAAGACAAAACTTTTACTGGAGTGGTTCAAACAAGTTATCGCGGCTTTATTTCTAATGAACTTTCTTTAGAATATCTTAAAACACATTCATATAATCTAACTTATAACTATAATGACTTTTTTAACCTTACGCAATTAAGTGTAAACTTAAACCATAACTATCGCCCAAATAACTATTTTTACAACACTATAATTAATCAAGACATAACAATATTTAATCGTTTTTATGGTAATATTGGAAATAAAGATTATGGATTATCTATTTCTGGAGAAACTTACTTTCATCCCTTTAGAACGACATTTCAATTAAATTCTAACTTCAATCTTTCATTTGATAATAACATAATTAATAGTTCTGAAATTAGAGAAATAAAAAATGAAAACCTGTTTTTGAACTTCACTGCTAGAAGAGGAATAAAAAAAATAGTTGTTGTTGAAAATAAAACTTCTTTTATAAACAATAATTTTACTGTCATCAAAGAGAATTTGAAAAATAACTTTCAAAGTTTATCAAATCAAACAAAAATTGTACTTAAGAAAAATGAGCGTTTTAATGCAAATGTAATTGGAAACTTTATTTGTCCAAATCTAAAGGTAAACAACAATTATTTTTTCTTAGAATCTGAAATAAATTATACCTCAAAAAATAAAAAAATCACTTATTCATTAATTGGGAAAAATCTAACAAATAATAAATCGTTTTTTATGAGCAGTGTTACAAACTTTTCAAATAATACATCATCACACAACCTAATTGAAAGATATGTAATGTTAAAAGTTACATTCGGTTTCTAA
- a CDS encoding polyprenyl synthetase family protein has product MHSISHYQEKMVSQFSQIVANKEPKNLYEPIQYILSLGGKRMRPVLTLMAAEVFNVDCEKAIPAATAVEVFHNFSLIHDDIMDDAPLRRGNQTVHEKWDLNTGILSGDAMLILAYQFFENYEPKTFQKLAKLFSKTALEVCEGQQYDVDFETRDDVTIPEYLKMIEYKTAVLVGAAMKMGAIVAETSEENADLIYDFGLNLGIAFQLQDDYLDAFGNPETFGKQVGGDIIENKKTYLYLKAVEFASSDEKQQLMHLFSIQPSDNTDKIASVKAIFNSSGASDATKKAIQDYTFKAFETLEKMSIEDEKKAILKAFGENLMGRNV; this is encoded by the coding sequence ATGCATTCTATTTCCCATTATCAAGAGAAAATGGTTAGTCAATTTTCTCAAATTGTAGCTAACAAAGAACCTAAAAATTTATACGAACCAATTCAGTATATTTTATCACTTGGCGGAAAAAGAATGCGTCCGGTTTTAACATTAATGGCTGCAGAAGTTTTTAATGTAGATTGTGAAAAAGCCATTCCTGCAGCAACGGCGGTTGAGGTGTTTCATAATTTTTCATTAATCCATGATGATATTATGGACGATGCTCCGTTAAGGAGAGGAAATCAAACTGTTCATGAAAAATGGGATTTGAATACGGGAATTTTATCGGGTGATGCAATGCTTATTTTAGCGTATCAATTTTTTGAGAATTATGAACCTAAAACATTTCAAAAATTAGCGAAATTATTCAGTAAAACTGCTCTAGAAGTTTGTGAAGGACAACAATATGATGTGGATTTTGAAACGCGTGACGATGTTACTATTCCGGAATATCTTAAAATGATTGAATACAAAACGGCTGTTTTAGTAGGTGCTGCTATGAAAATGGGAGCAATTGTAGCTGAGACATCCGAAGAAAATGCTGATTTAATTTACGATTTCGGACTAAACTTAGGAATAGCATTTCAATTACAAGACGATTATTTAGACGCTTTTGGAAATCCAGAAACTTTTGGAAAACAAGTTGGTGGTGATATTATTGAAAATAAAAAAACCTATTTGTATTTAAAAGCAGTTGAATTTGCATCTTCAGATGAAAAACAACAATTAATGCATTTGTTTTCGATTCAACCTTCCGATAATACAGATAAAATAGCATCTGTTAAAGCAATATTTAACTCGTCTGGAGCTAGCGATGCTACTAAAAAAGCGATTCAAGATTATACTTTTAAAGCTTTTGAAACGCTTGAAAAAATGAGTATTGAGGATGAAAAGAAAGCCATTTTAAAAGCTTTTGGAGAAAATTTAATGGGAAGAAACGTGTAA
- the odhB gene encoding 2-oxoglutarate dehydrogenase complex dihydrolipoyllysine-residue succinyltransferase, whose translation MILEMKVPSPGESIKEVEIATWLVKDGDYVEKDQAIAEVDSDKATLELPAEASGIITLKAEEGDAVAVGAVVCLIDTGAAKPEGGAVPAKEEAKAVEAPKAEAPKAAPVAEKTYATQAPSPAARKILEEKNIEPSAIVGTGKGGRITKDDAVNAVPSMGTPTGGNRGTERTKLSMLRRKVAERLVSAKNETAMLTTFNEVDMSAIYAIRDQYKEEFKAKHGLGLGFMSFFTKAVTRALQLYPDVNSMIDGQEKISYDFCDISVAVSGPKGLMVPVMRNAETLSFRGVEAEIKRLALRARDGQITVDEMTGGTFTISNGGVFGSMLSTPIINPPQSGILGMHNVVDRAIVKNGQIVIAPVMFVALSYDHRIIDGRESVGFLVAVKEALENPVEILMGGNVKKALEL comes from the coding sequence ATGATTTTAGAAATGAAAGTCCCTTCTCCAGGGGAATCAATTAAAGAAGTAGAAATTGCTACATGGTTAGTAAAAGATGGTGATTATGTAGAAAAAGACCAAGCAATTGCTGAGGTTGATTCAGATAAAGCAACATTAGAATTACCAGCAGAAGCAAGTGGAATCATTACATTAAAAGCAGAAGAAGGCGATGCAGTAGCAGTAGGTGCTGTAGTTTGTTTAATCGATACAGGTGCAGCAAAACCAGAAGGTGGTGCAGTTCCAGCAAAAGAAGAAGCAAAAGCAGTTGAAGCTCCAAAAGCTGAGGCTCCAAAAGCGGCTCCAGTTGCTGAGAAAACATATGCAACTCAAGCGCCATCTCCAGCAGCTAGAAAAATATTAGAAGAAAAAAACATCGAGCCATCTGCAATTGTAGGAACTGGTAAAGGTGGAAGAATAACTAAAGATGATGCTGTTAATGCAGTACCATCAATGGGAACTCCAACAGGAGGAAATCGCGGAACAGAAAGAACAAAACTTTCGATGTTACGTAGAAAAGTAGCAGAGCGTTTAGTTTCTGCTAAAAATGAAACTGCAATGTTGACAACTTTCAATGAAGTAGACATGTCAGCAATTTATGCTATTCGTGATCAATATAAAGAAGAGTTCAAAGCAAAACATGGTTTAGGATTAGGCTTCATGTCGTTCTTTACTAAAGCGGTAACTCGTGCTTTACAATTATATCCAGATGTAAACTCTATGATCGATGGTCAAGAGAAAATTTCTTATGACTTCTGTGATATTTCTGTAGCGGTTTCTGGGCCAAAAGGATTAATGGTTCCAGTAATGAGAAATGCAGAAACATTATCTTTCAGAGGTGTTGAAGCTGAAATCAAGAGATTAGCATTAAGAGCTCGTGACGGACAAATTACTGTTGACGAAATGACTGGAGGAACTTTCACTATTTCAAATGGTGGTGTTTTCGGAAGTATGTTGTCTACACCAATTATCAATCCACCTCAATCAGGTATTTTAGGAATGCACAATGTTGTAGATAGAGCAATCGTTAAAAATGGTCAAATCGTTATCGCTCCAGTAATGTTCGTAGCGTTATCTTACGACCACAGAATCATCGACGGACGTGAGTCAGTAGGATTCTTAGTAGCAGTTAAAGAAGCATTAGAAAACCCAGTGGAAATTTTAATGGGTGGTAATGTGAAAAAAGCATTAGAACTTTAA
- a CDS encoding retropepsin-like aspartic protease, with amino-acid sequence MEDLQDFLKGKKYKKIKFTVLKTQHLLIKGKINGVKGNFILDTGASNSCVGYESIEHFQLDAQFSETKAAGAGATGIETQLAKNNEIQLGRWKNNKLHLIVFDMSHVNEALMHYKTKPVDGIIGADILLKGKAIIDYSNHYLYLK; translated from the coding sequence ATGGAAGATTTGCAAGACTTTTTAAAGGGGAAAAAATATAAAAAGATAAAGTTCACAGTGCTAAAAACCCAACATTTATTAATCAAAGGAAAGATAAATGGTGTTAAAGGCAATTTCATTTTAGACACAGGAGCCAGTAATAGTTGTGTAGGATATGAGAGTATTGAACATTTTCAATTGGATGCTCAATTTTCAGAAACTAAAGCTGCTGGAGCTGGCGCAACAGGAATTGAAACACAATTGGCAAAAAACAATGAAATTCAATTAGGAAGATGGAAAAACAACAAACTTCATTTAATTGTCTTTGACATGAGTCATGTAAATGAAGCTTTGATGCATTATAAAACCAAACCTGTTGATGGCATTATTGGCGCTGATATTCTATTAAAAGGAAAAGCAATAATTGATTACAGCAACCATTACTTATATTTAAAATAA
- a CDS encoding GLPGLI family protein has protein sequence MRKYIYIYSIFCCCSFLFSQENKEFLTIKYKTFLIDETEDFSCFYYENNTLITNNKKSIYYETPRDTLLSSLSMGDLNNFDADYKYIYIKDFEKKVLLYDRNYGAKKIIIDSTNLITWKINDNTLNVLGYNCQEAIGSFRGRNYKAYFLKDIPYQNGPFKFDGLPGLILKIVSTDGCVNIEAYELEVSQNIPFPSIDNFEQKDKITWLEFTKFYKRRFDKVQNFVSEDGVTISIPKGYIEKFINE, from the coding sequence ATGAGAAAGTATATATATATTTATTCCATATTTTGCTGTTGTAGCTTTTTATTTTCTCAAGAGAATAAAGAGTTCTTAACCATAAAATATAAAACTTTTTTAATTGATGAGACAGAAGATTTTAGTTGTTTTTATTACGAAAACAATACTCTCATAACAAATAACAAAAAGAGTATATATTATGAAACTCCAAGAGACACACTATTATCAAGTTTATCAATGGGAGATTTAAATAATTTTGATGCTGATTATAAATACATTTATATAAAAGATTTTGAAAAAAAAGTTTTATTATATGATAGAAACTATGGGGCAAAGAAAATTATTATTGATTCTACAAATTTAATAACTTGGAAAATTAACGATAATACTTTAAATGTGCTGGGATATAATTGTCAAGAAGCAATTGGTTCATTTAGAGGGCGAAATTACAAGGCTTATTTTTTAAAAGATATTCCATATCAAAATGGACCTTTTAAATTTGATGGCTTACCAGGTCTAATTTTAAAAATAGTTTCTACAGATGGTTGTGTAAATATTGAAGCTTATGAATTAGAAGTTTCTCAAAATATACCTTTCCCATCAATAGATAATTTTGAACAAAAAGACAAGATTACATGGCTTGAATTTACAAAATTTTATAAAAGGAGATTTGATAAGGTTCAAAATTTCGTCTCTGAAGATGGTGTTACAATTAGTATTCCAAAGGGATACATAGAGAAGTTTATAAATGAATAA